Below is a genomic region from Candidatus Methanosuratincola sp..
GCCGCAACGTGTTCAGCGCCACGTAGTCCGAGAAGGCGATGGGAACTCCACCGACGCAAATGACGTCGTCAAGATTCATTGCAAGAACATCCTGCGCTAGTCCAGAGAACCACCGGTAGTCTCCGGTCTCCTTGAAATAAAGGTAAGAGACTATTGGCTTGCTGCCCGCACCGTCCTCATGAAGGATTAGTCCTGATCCAAGGTCGCTTGGATCGCGGACTACACTGCAGAATGACCTGGGGAATAGATCTTCTGTCACTCCCTTTATTGAAGAGATCCCTTTTTTGTCGACGTCGACTCCAAGCTCAGAGTATTTTGATGGTGTCAAGCCAGATCATCACCCATCAAGGGAATGCTCCACACTCATAAACGTTCTCAGACAAACCCGATCTTTTTATAGTTTGAAGAGTAATTTTGTTTCAGTGAAAATTGATGAACGAGGAACTCAAGGAGCGCATCGAGGAGCTTGTCTACAAATGGATCAAGAGACAGCTCGAGGACGGCAACTGCAAGATGAACCTCAGGATAGAGATCGACACTCCTATAGAATTAAAGGGCATGAAGGGCAGGATTTGCGGCGACATACTGCTCGGAGGCTCACAGACTAGCGCACCTGCCGGGACGGAGGCGGGGACCGAACCACAGGACTGCAAGAAGGAGGTGGCAGAAGCAGAGATGAGCCTCCAGGAAGTCGAAAACCTCCTCAGGTCCCTCGGGGTCTGATCCCACGAGAACAAGGATGAAAGAAGGATAAACAAGAACGGAAATAAAAAATCAGAGTTTCTTCAGCCTGAAGACCAAGCTAAGGTTTGAGACGTACTTGAATTCTGGCCTTATACCCAGCGTGGACTCGAGAGACGCCTCTACATAATTCTTCACGAACTGGGACCACTTCTCTCCCATGTTATGCGAAGCCCTTATTTCCAGATAGTCTTCACCTTCGACTTCATAGCAGGTCGTCCAGTTCATATAGCCGCAAAGGAACATAAGGAAGAATTGCTTGAATGCGTCGACTGACAGTTCTCCGAAAAGCAGAAGCATCACCTCTTTTGAGGTTGAAGAGCCCATTTTATATCCTATCTTGGCAACGGACTCTTCGTCGAGCGCATTTATTATCTCTATAAGATCGTTCCTTGGGAGGGTGACCAAGCCCATCTGCTCGACCTTTACTCCGATCCTGACATATTTCCTCAAGATCCTGCAGGTCAGCCCATTCACTGTGGCACCTTGCTTTTTTGCCTCCTCCTCCAGCCCCCGAATCACGTCAGCATCTATACGGAATGTCCTGGGAGATGTCTGGCCTTCTTCACTCACCGATCTCTCGCCTCTTTGACTGTTTGTTCTTTGCCAATTTAACATTATTCATTGCCCCCTTACGTTATGGGACGCCTTGTCAACAGTGCCGATCGAAAGGTACGGGAGGCGAGGGAAGAAATCCCCTGGGTCAGCTGGCCAAGATGGAAGGCCCCGAGGTCACTTCCTCGACCGTTTTTCGGCAAGCTTCAGGATCCCCTGCACCACCCCATTTATTATCGCCTCAGGCTTTGGGGCACACCCCGGCACATAT
It encodes:
- a CDS encoding AIR synthase related protein; protein product: MTPSKYSELGVDVDKKGISSIKGVTEDLFPRSFCSVVRDPSDLGSGLILHEDGAGSKPIVSYLYFKETGDYRWFSGLAQDVLAMNLDDVICVGGVPIAFSDYVALNTLRLEREALLSSLASGFSGAFESLGRMGCRVLFCGGETADLPDVIRTLDVSGTVFGRVELKKVITGDAISPGDIIVGVRSGGRCSYELRMNSGIMCNGISLARHS